Proteins co-encoded in one Ooceraea biroi isolate clonal line C1 chromosome 9, Obir_v5.4, whole genome shotgun sequence genomic window:
- the LOC105284680 gene encoding insulin receptor: MRTRKSLLPIVVLCVTVVDLALCQEKRWSKTATTKHRDKSAKGKYELDYADRTREEEEEETADSREFYHDRGAAAAVTSGYHVPRFIDELAAFRNNRAIDSSRPISVRFKDNQQSSQSSNLPKLHAKSSEEVGREKGRRYKNVTIGDGICQSIDIRNSVYFFSILKDCRVIEGFLQIVLIENNIEADFENVSFPELREITGYLLLYRVDGLKSLNKLFPNLEVIRGDILLTDYAFMIYEMKNLQEIGLNNLSKISRGGVRIEKNPALCFTNTLNWNLIVPAGENFIKDNRNVQSCPHVKGCSQCPSGYCWTAQHCQKLERSNCHPQCLGECYGPSDSDCYVCKHYRHEGKCVENCPPNLYAYLSRRCISKDECQKMNRIRRVSKLEDMQIWRPFNGSCVTQCPDGFEDDIDEKNATTCRVCRGRCRKIGNGAIIRHISDAQSFRGITVVKGALEFQIRNGNPNIMNELADAFGQIEEITEYLKITHSFPITSLSFFKKLKVIKGDSLDINNASLVVLDNPNLSSLFPPSQKITMENGRLFFHYNPKLCLSKIEQFGQMVNITNFTDLEVQPESNGDKVACNIVNINITVKKRGADHVDLIWDSYKPPEGQQLLNYLLSYIETDNENITYEANACGNNTWQIVDVDIPIWNLTVTKHIANLKPYTKYAAYVKTFTARNKKSFTSPVGQSEIIFFWTKSAVPSMPTNVTSVAISDSEILLKWNSPEYPNGPIGYYLITNTLRLDDEDLVASRDYCAEPLINEVEKEETHEVTIKTPLISIPGTCCTKDAAAKLAISKQFGIFCHENMTISYESPGWRDYCVFNSYNSPEKFYDLANNLSSTSTYEHQHETSSVTINRPSEYTVMFNVSARNNSYILRKLHHYSLYTITIAACGMKVDDDTAMCSSIQYANARTKRQPHADDIHGVRVHVTNETIVEVVWEPVKNPNAFTVSYTIEYTNLDVKDAKKSTECIPYRGRRQHSHYIRNLSPGRYSLRMRSTSLAGDGAFSDTIHFSVGLSNTKWIIPVSTILMILLVGAIIACLLLKNQQRKKTQERLFASVNPDYIETKYVVDSWEVPREKVEVLCELGMGNFGMVYRGRLNGDVYVAIKTIAADCSQREINEFLNEASVMKNFSTFHIVKLMGVVSIGNPPYVVMELMENGDLKTYLRSIRDTQMVPNASRIMRMAAEIADGMAYLESKKFVHRDLAARNCMVSRDLVCKIGDFGMARDIYETDYYKIGKKGLLPIRWMAPENLSDGVFTSDSDVWSFGVVLFEILTLAEIPYQGLSNEEVLNHVLHKGVLNAPRNCPETVQKIMEKCFKWRPSDRPTFMEIVAELEPFLGQDFCENSFYHSDEGTEIRNLGIKKVYHHAAPIRFHWGNETARWVKDFEDNVTLLDQMKASTSRGRIFKNGFQHVGNVSNFEDVPLDR, translated from the exons ATGAGGACGAGGAAGTCGCTGCTGCCGATCGTTGTGCTGTGCGTCACGGTGGTGGACCTGGCGCTCTGCCAGGAAAAGAGGTGGTCGAAAACGGCGACCACGAAGCATCGGGACAAGAGCGCCAAGGGCAAGTACGAGCTTGATTACGCGGACAGGAccagggaggaagaggaggaggaaacgGCAGACTCGAGGGAGTTTTACCACGATCGCGGGGCGGCCGCGGCCGTTACATCTGGCTACCACGTGCCCCGATTCATTGACGAGTTGGCCGCCTTCAGGaacaatcgcgcgatcgatagcTCTAG ACCCATAAGCGTCAGGTTCAAAGACAATCAGCAGTCTAGTCAATCGTCGAATTTGCCCAAGTTGCACGCGAAATCGAGCGAGGAAGTGGGACGGGAAAAGGGTCGCCGGTACAAGAACGTGACCATCGGGGACGGCATTTGTCAGAGCATTGATATCCGGAACAGCGTGTACTTCTTCTCGATACTGAAAGATTGCCGCGTGATCGAGGGCTTCCTACAAATTGTCCTGATCGAGAACAATATCGAGGCGGATTTCGAGAACGTCAGCTTTCCGGAACTGCGAGAGATCACCGGCTACCTGCTCCTGTACCGCGTGGACGGTCTGAAGAGCCTCAACAAACTTTTTCCGAATCTCGAGGTGATCCGGGGCGACATACTCCTCACGGACTACGCCTTCATGATTTACGAGATGAAGAACCTGCAAGAG ATCGGCCTCAACAATCTGTCGAAGATCTCCCGGGGTGGCGTGCGCATCGAGAAGAATCCCGCTCTCTGCTTCACGAATACCTTGAATTGGAACCTGATCGTGCCGGCGGGTGAGAATTTCATCAAGGATAACAGGAACGTGCAGAGCTGCCCGCATGTGAAAG GATGCTCCCAATGTCCTAGTGGTTACTGTTGGACAGCCCAACACTGCCAGAAACTGGAGAGGTCGAATTGTCACCCGCAATGCCTCGGGGAATGTTACGGCCCGAGCGACAGCGATTGTTACGTGTGCAAGCACTATCGGCATGAGGGGAAATGCGTGGAGAATTGTCCGCCCAATTT ATACGCGTACCTCTCGAGACGATGCATCAGCAAGGACGAGTGCCAGAAGATGAACCGTATCAGAAGAGTTTCCAAACTGGAGGACATGCAGATCTGGCGACCGTTCAACGGCTCTTGCGTCACTCAGTGCCCTGACGGCTTCGAGGATGACATTGACGAGAAAAAC GCAACAACCTGCCGAGTTTGTAGAGGACGGTGTCGCAAGATTGGCAACGGCGCGATCATACGTCACATTTCGGACGCCCAGAGCTTTCGCGGCATCACGGTGGTGAAGGGAGCCCTGGAGTTCCAGATCAGGAACGGGAATCCAAACATCATGAACGAGCTGGCGGACGCGTTCGGTCAAATCGAGGAGATCACTGAATACTTGAAGATCACGCACTCATTCCCGATCACGTCGTTGAGTTTCTTCAAAAAACTCAAAGTGATCAAGGGCGATTCTCTGGACATTAATAACGCGAGTCTAGTGGTGCTGGACAATCCGAATCTCTCGTCTCTGTTCCCACCATCGCAGAAGATCACGATGGAGAACGGTCGATTGTTCTTCCACTATAATCCCAAGCTCTGTCTCTCCAAGATCGAGCAATTCGGCCAGATGGTGAACATTACGAATTTTACTGATCTCGAGGTACAGCCGGAATCGAACGGCGATAAAGTCGCCTGCAACATCGTCAACATCAATATTACGGTAAAGAAACGTGGCGCGGATCACGTGGACCTGATTTGGGACAGCTACAAGCCGCCAGAGGGCCAGCAGCTGCTTAACTACCTGCTAAGCTACATCGAGACCGATAACGAGAACATAACGTATGAGGCGAACGCGTGTGGCAACAACACCTGGCAGATCGTCGATGTCGATATACCAATTTGGAATCTGACCGTTACCAAGCACATTGCCAATCTGAAGCCGTACACCAAGTATGCCGCGTACGTGAAGACGTTTACGGCGAGGAACAAGAAGTCATTTACGAGCCCAGTGGGCCAGTCGGAGATCATCTTCTTCTGGACGAAGAGCGCGGTACCGTCGATGCCGACAAACGTGACGTCAGTCGCGATAAGCGACAGCGAGATCCTGCTCAAGTGGAATTCGCCGGAGTACCCGAATGGCCCCATCGGCTACTACTTGATCACCAACACATTACGACTGGACGACGAGGACCTGGTTGCCTCTCGGGATTACTGCGCGGAGCCGCTGATCAACGAAGTTGAAAAGGAGGAAACGCACGAGGTAACTATCAAGACGCCGTTGATCTCGATTCCCGGTACCTGTTGTACCAAAGACGCGGCAGCGAAGCTCGCGATCTCCAAGCAGTTTGGGATATTCTGCCACGAGAACATGACGATCAGCTACGAGTCACCTGGCTGGAGGGACTACTGCGTCTTCAACAGTTACAACTCACCGGAGAAGTTCTACGACCTGGCGAACAACCTGTCGTCTACGTCGACGTATGAACATCAGCACGAGACGTCAAGCGTCACGATCAATCGGCCGTCGGAGTACACTGTGATGTTTAATGTGAGCGCGCGGAACAATTCGTACATCCTGCGGAAGCTGCATCACTACTCCCTATACACGATCACGATCGCCGCGTGTGGCATGAAAGTGGACGACGACACGGCCATGTGCTCGTCGATCCAATATGCGAACGCGCGAACGAAGAGACAGCCACACGCGGATGACATTCACGGCGTCAGAGTCCATGTGACGAACGAAACGATAGTCGAGGTGGTCTGGGAGCCGGTGAAGAACCCGAACGCGTTTACCGTCTCGTACACGATTGAGTACACGAATCTAGACGTGAAAGACGCGAAAAAGAGCACCGAATGCATACCGTATCGCGGCAGGCGGCAGCACAGCCACTACATCAGGAACCTCAGTCCGGGCCGGTACAGCCTGAGAATGCGTTCGACGTCGTTGGCAGGCGACGGCGCCTTCAGCGACACGATTCACTTCTCCGTCGGTTTGTCGAACACCAAGTGGATAATACCGGTGTCAACAATTCTAATGATATTGCTCGTCGGTGCTATTATAGCGTGTCTCTTGTTGAAGAATCAGCAGCGTAAGAAGACGCAAGAGCGACTGTTCGCCAGTGTGAATCCAGATTACATCGAAACCAAGTACGTAGTCGATAGCTGGGAAGTGCCGCGAGAAAAGGTGGAGGTCCTGTGTGAACTCGGTATGGGTAACTTCGGCATGGTGTATCGGGGACGGTTGAACGGTGACGTGTATGTGGCCATCAAGACCATCGCCGCCGATTGCAGTCAGCGTGAGATTAATGAGTTCTTGAATGAGGCGTCGGTGATGAAGAACTTCTCGACGTTTCACATTGTCAAGCTGATGGGCGTGGTGTCGATCGGCAATCCGCCGTATGTCGTCATGGAGTTGATGGAGAACGGTGACCTCAAGACGTATCTGCGAAGCATACGCGACACCCAGATGGTGCCGAACGCGTCGCGGATAATGCGGATGGCGGCAGAGATCGCGGACGGCATGGCGTATCTCGAGTCGAAGAAGTTCGTACATCGGGATCTGGCCGCGCGCAACTGCATGGTGTCCAGAGATCTCGTATGCAAGATCGGCGACTTCGGTATGGCGCGCGACATCTACGAGACTGACTATTACAAGATCGGCAAGAAGGGATTGCTGCCAATACGCTGGATGGCGCCTGAGAATCTCTCGGACGGCGTGTTCACGTCCGACTCGGACGTGTGGTCGTTCGGCGTGGTGCTATTCGAGATCCTCACCCTCGCCGAGATACCATATCAGGGACTCTCGAACGAAGAGGTGTTAAACCACGTACTGCACAAAGGAGTACTCAACGCGCCGCGCAACTGCCCCGAGACTGTACAGAAGATCATGGAGAAGTGTTTCAAGTGGCGACCGAGTGATCGTCCCACATTCATGGAGATCGTCGCCGAGCTGGAGCCGTTCCTGGGCCAGGATTTCTGCGAGAACTCGTTCTACCACTCGGACGAGGGTACTGAGATACGCAACCTGGGCATCAAAAAAGTCTACCATCACGCAGCGCCAATACGTTTCCACTGGGGCAACGAGACTGCTCGATGGGTCAAAGACTTTGAAGATAACGTCACGCTGCTCGATCAGATGAAGGCGAGCACCAGCCGCGGCAGGATCTTTAAGAATGGCTTTCAGCATGTTGGCAACGTGAGTAACTTCGAGGACGTGCCGCTCGATCGATGA